In Sandaracinus amylolyticus, the following proteins share a genomic window:
- a CDS encoding MarR family winged helix-turn-helix transcriptional regulator yields MIERDAVRRIQVAYPKIWHACHRHPSAAARGGGLTERQGTVLVHLADGALSRPADLARHLGIAPSTLSEAIDQLVERGMVERRRHTDDRRRTDFEVTEVGHRAVEEGSPLDPARLRAALAWLSAEERARAVEGLTLLADACTTLGGEEDHS; encoded by the coding sequence ATGATCGAGCGAGACGCCGTACGGCGCATCCAGGTGGCGTACCCAAAGATCTGGCACGCCTGTCATCGTCATCCCTCCGCGGCGGCGCGTGGCGGCGGCCTCACGGAGCGGCAGGGCACTGTCCTCGTGCACCTCGCCGACGGCGCGCTCTCGCGCCCGGCGGACCTCGCGCGCCATCTCGGCATCGCACCGAGCACGCTGAGCGAGGCGATCGATCAGCTCGTCGAGCGGGGCATGGTCGAGCGGCGGCGCCACACCGACGATCGCCGGCGCACCGATTTCGAGGTCACGGAGGTAGGGCACCGCGCCGTCGAGGAGGGCTCCCCGCTCGACCCCGCGCGCCTCCGCGCCGCGCTCGCGTGGCTCTCCGCCGAGGAGCGCGCGCGCGCCGTCGAGGGCCTCACGCTGCTCGCCGACGCCTGCACCACGCTCGGCGGCGAGGAGGATCACTCATGA
- a CDS encoding SRPBCC family protein yields MKFAGRVALAVLALITLPLCALWIAGAALPREHTVRVTRAVAAPPERAWTAITDVEHASAWRHLDRVELLSRAPLRWREHGEDGELAFIEDAAAREEGRRFVARIDDTEERAFGGSWTYLVEAEGEGARVTIIEEGWIEPAIFRTLARWVWGHEASARAYLDALEAHLSE; encoded by the coding sequence ATGAAGTTCGCGGGACGCGTCGCGCTCGCCGTGCTCGCGCTCATCACGCTCCCGCTCTGCGCGCTCTGGATCGCGGGCGCCGCCCTCCCGCGCGAGCACACAGTGCGTGTGACGCGCGCGGTCGCCGCGCCACCCGAGCGCGCCTGGACCGCGATCACCGACGTCGAGCACGCGAGCGCATGGCGTCACCTCGATCGCGTCGAGCTCCTCTCCCGCGCGCCGCTCCGCTGGCGCGAGCACGGCGAGGACGGCGAGCTCGCCTTCATCGAGGACGCCGCTGCGCGCGAGGAAGGCCGCCGCTTCGTGGCGCGCATCGACGATACCGAGGAGCGAGCCTTCGGCGGTAGCTGGACCTACCTCGTTGAGGCGGAGGGCGAGGGCGCGCGCGTCACGATCATCGAGGAAGGCTGGATCGAGCCGGCGATCTTCCGGACGCTCGCGCGCTGGGTGTGGGGCCACGAGGCGAGCGCACGCGCGTACCTCGATGCGCTCGAGGCGCACCTCTCGGAATGA